From a region of the Roseivirga sp. 4D4 genome:
- a CDS encoding WD40 repeat domain-containing protein translates to MPKIEVNKVNTVGGHSDCVYTLEQGPKPNEFFSSGGDGVVALWNLDDMENGRMMAKVPSSVYALFYYAERNALVIGQNFDGIHLVDLAKKEEVGSIKLGTSAIFDIKVIKDRIFAALANGEVHVLDITTLETVQVIQASEKSARTIAISEELGHLTVGFSDNFIRIYSLVDFSLIKEIEAHKISVFTVQYSPDQRYLISGSRDAHLKIWDTQKGYEMHESIVAHMFAINHLVFSPDGKHFVTCSMDKSIKVWDAETFQLLKVIDKARHAGHGTSINKVLWTNFNNLLLSASDDRSISIWDIKF, encoded by the coding sequence ATGCCTAAAATCGAAGTCAATAAAGTAAATACCGTTGGAGGGCACTCTGACTGTGTTTATACGCTTGAACAAGGCCCAAAACCAAACGAGTTTTTCTCTTCAGGAGGGGACGGTGTGGTTGCCCTCTGGAATCTTGACGACATGGAGAATGGGCGCATGATGGCTAAAGTGCCTAGTTCTGTGTATGCGCTTTTTTATTATGCTGAAAGAAACGCACTGGTAATAGGCCAAAACTTTGATGGGATACATCTGGTCGATCTTGCTAAAAAGGAAGAGGTGGGTTCCATCAAGCTTGGTACAAGCGCCATTTTCGATATCAAGGTAATTAAGGATCGGATTTTTGCTGCCTTGGCGAATGGGGAGGTGCATGTACTCGATATTACCACGTTAGAGACCGTTCAAGTCATACAGGCATCGGAAAAAAGCGCGAGAACCATTGCTATTTCTGAAGAACTAGGCCACTTGACAGTAGGCTTTAGCGATAATTTTATCCGCATTTATAGCTTAGTAGACTTCAGTCTGATTAAGGAAATTGAAGCACATAAAATATCGGTTTTCACTGTACAATATTCTCCTGATCAGCGTTACTTAATTAGTGGAAGTCGGGACGCTCACTTAAAAATCTGGGATACACAAAAAGGTTATGAAATGCATGAGTCGATCGTGGCTCATATGTTTGCAATTAACCATTTGGTTTTTAGCCCTGATGGCAAACATTTTGTAACTTGTAGCATGGACAAGTCCATAAAGGTCTGGGATGCCGAGACTTTCCAACTCCTGAAAGTCATTGACAAGGCAAGGCATGCAGGCCACGGTACCTCGATCAACAAGGTGCTTTGGACAAACTTCAACAACCTGTTATTGTCGGCCAGTGACGACCGGAGTATATCAATCTGGGATATCAAATTTTAA
- a CDS encoding aspartyl/asparaginyl beta-hydroxylase domain-containing protein gives MFTHDAIRLPFKFDPVRLKKDMIDLQKVSWIDHFVTQNYEGNWSVIPLTAQRGRDHPVLMASAVPDNDDFVPTPYLKECPYYQELLGIFETKLLSVRLMKLTAGSEIKEHRDYDLDEEDVRLHIPIQTNEDVHFYVNQKEVLMAEGECWYLRLSDPHRVMNNSEQDRIHLVMDMKLNDWLTKTLSDSA, from the coding sequence ATGTTCACACATGATGCCATTAGATTACCTTTTAAATTCGATCCAGTACGGCTCAAAAAGGATATGATTGACCTGCAGAAAGTTTCTTGGATTGATCATTTTGTCACCCAAAACTACGAGGGCAATTGGTCGGTGATTCCATTGACCGCCCAAAGAGGTAGGGACCACCCTGTTTTGATGGCTTCTGCTGTTCCAGATAATGATGATTTTGTTCCAACCCCTTACCTCAAAGAATGCCCATACTATCAAGAGTTACTCGGCATATTTGAGACTAAGCTTTTATCAGTTCGGCTTATGAAGTTAACAGCAGGTTCTGAAATAAAGGAGCATCGAGACTATGATTTGGATGAAGAGGATGTAAGGCTTCATATACCGATACAGACCAATGAAGATGTTCATTTCTATGTCAACCAAAAGGAGGTATTAATGGCAGAAGGCGAATGCTGGTACCTTCGGCTGTCCGATCCGCATAGGGTGATGAATAATAGTGAGCAAGACCGGATTCATTTGGTGATGGATATGAAACTCAATGACTGGCTGACAAAGACCTTAAGCGATTCTGCCTAA
- a CDS encoding 4'-phosphopantetheinyl transferase family protein — translation MPIAHKSSITPEVSYILWKITETEDELLKHLNLNEEELDDLNAVKAPSRRLEWLGARTALKHLVNELGQFYIYKDEFGKPHLKETSIGISMSHAKGFGAAAINLSGEVGIDIETERAQIHRIAHKFLHVSEASWANGNIEQLTKVWAAKEALYKLHGRTQLTFAEQLIISDFSNGSEVKGQILENEIATDYQLASSFLDPIHICCAY, via the coding sequence ATGCCAATTGCCCACAAATCTTCGATTACCCCTGAAGTCTCCTATATCTTATGGAAGATCACTGAAACCGAAGATGAATTACTGAAGCATTTAAACCTGAATGAAGAAGAACTTGATGATTTAAATGCTGTCAAAGCACCTTCAAGACGACTAGAGTGGTTAGGAGCTAGAACAGCTTTAAAGCACTTGGTAAATGAGCTCGGCCAGTTTTACATCTATAAGGACGAATTTGGGAAGCCCCACCTCAAAGAAACGAGCATTGGCATTTCTATGTCACATGCGAAGGGATTCGGTGCTGCAGCTATTAACCTCTCAGGAGAAGTTGGAATAGACATTGAAACCGAGCGAGCTCAGATTCATCGCATCGCACATAAATTTCTGCATGTATCAGAAGCAAGTTGGGCGAATGGTAACATAGAACAGTTGACCAAGGTATGGGCAGCCAAAGAAGCACTCTATAAGCTCCATGGAAGGACACAGCTGACTTTTGCAGAGCAACTGATCATCTCTGACTTTTCAAATGGCAGCGAAGTAAAAGGCCAAATCCTAGAGAATGAGATCGCCACTGATTATCAATTGGCGAGTAGTTTCCTCGACCCAATTCATATTTGTTGCGCCTATTAA
- a CDS encoding DivIVA domain-containing protein has protein sequence MNITPLEIRQKEFEKAFRGYDKDEVSAFLNSLSIEWERLYDQNKELKYKLEASENEVKKLREVENSLFKTLKTAEDTGANMVEQATKTAELHMKETEMRADALMSEAKSRARSIIEDAENKSRVIIDDMEDEIRQLEQVFRSMNASKDSLMSDLKLLAEDILNKIGRHQDFPSDIKPHLKKAKDLGREVNDNTSQPVDVESILVENEHKAAEQSINEMVDETAHEVTTEPIEETAPEEMVEAVIEEPKEESIPEVVEETIEVNEEPEAEIEETPPSEEVTAATESSEEEKQESSFFDKFE, from the coding sequence ATGAACATTACACCGCTAGAGATAAGGCAAAAGGAATTCGAAAAAGCCTTTCGTGGTTATGACAAAGATGAGGTCAGCGCATTTTTGAACTCTCTTTCCATTGAATGGGAAAGACTCTATGACCAAAACAAAGAGCTAAAGTATAAACTCGAAGCTTCAGAAAATGAAGTAAAGAAACTACGTGAGGTGGAGAACTCCCTGTTCAAAACACTGAAAACGGCTGAAGATACTGGTGCCAATATGGTAGAGCAGGCAACCAAGACTGCCGAACTCCACATGAAAGAAACCGAGATGAGAGCTGATGCCTTGATGAGCGAAGCGAAATCACGAGCTCGGTCTATCATTGAAGATGCTGAGAACAAGTCGCGTGTCATAATTGATGACATGGAAGATGAAATCCGTCAATTAGAGCAGGTATTCCGAAGTATGAATGCCAGTAAGGACTCATTGATGTCCGATTTGAAATTACTTGCCGAAGATATACTGAATAAAATTGGAAGACATCAGGACTTTCCGAGTGATATAAAACCTCACTTAAAGAAGGCCAAGGATTTGGGCCGAGAAGTGAATGATAATACCTCACAACCTGTTGATGTTGAAAGTATTCTGGTAGAGAACGAGCACAAAGCTGCCGAGCAGAGTATTAATGAGATGGTTGATGAGACTGCTCACGAAGTGACTACGGAACCAATTGAAGAGACAGCACCAGAAGAAATGGTTGAGGCGGTAATAGAAGAGCCGAAGGAAGAATCAATTCCTGAAGTAGTTGAAGAGACTATTGAGGTAAATGAAGAACCAGAGGCTGAAATCGAAGAAACGCCACCTTCCGAAGAAGTAACCGCGGCAACAGAATCATCTGAAGAAGAGAAGCAGGAGAGCTCCTTCTTCGATAAGTTCGAATAA
- a CDS encoding MlaD family protein — protein MARGKEFKVGLFVLLTAFALYVGFNYLRGLDVFSPLSTYYVEYENVSGLKKGDRVILNGLDVGSVIDRGFSDESYNKILVTLAIDNTINLTDSTIARLTKPDFLGGIEIKLVMNPGTRVLEPYETLISDIDGGITELLTEEGLSAANSLSALVNKINGVLEPFVEKADSIGKAIDNFTAASENVKDLTGRLEGSLDLVENRITWLTDSITYALSGLKPLTDQYTELGEKLNAIDIESRLVSMDSLLLGTRTFLDKLNSNDGTLGKLMSDDSLYNTMTQTMADLDSLFIDLRYNPKRYMHFSVFGRKNRPPADGRSTADKKKKNR, from the coding sequence GTGGCAAGAGGAAAAGAATTCAAAGTAGGGTTATTTGTACTGCTGACGGCATTTGCATTATACGTTGGCTTTAACTATTTGAGGGGACTCGATGTATTTTCTCCATTAAGTACTTACTACGTTGAATATGAAAACGTCAGTGGGCTAAAAAAAGGAGATAGAGTCATTCTCAATGGGTTGGATGTAGGTAGTGTTATCGATAGGGGCTTCAGTGATGAGAGCTATAATAAGATTTTGGTCACCCTTGCTATCGACAATACAATCAACCTGACGGACAGTACTATTGCACGCCTAACCAAACCTGATTTTCTAGGAGGGATAGAGATAAAACTGGTAATGAATCCGGGTACACGTGTACTCGAGCCCTATGAAACACTGATCAGCGATATTGACGGAGGGATTACAGAATTATTGACCGAGGAGGGACTTTCAGCCGCAAATTCACTTTCTGCCCTAGTAAATAAGATTAATGGTGTACTTGAGCCCTTTGTTGAAAAAGCAGATAGTATCGGTAAAGCGATCGACAATTTCACCGCTGCTTCTGAAAACGTAAAAGATTTAACGGGAAGACTAGAAGGTTCTTTGGACCTAGTTGAAAATAGAATTACCTGGTTAACGGATTCAATAACTTATGCTTTAAGTGGATTAAAACCATTGACTGATCAGTACACAGAATTGGGAGAGAAACTCAATGCGATTGACATAGAATCACGATTAGTCAGTATGGACTCTTTACTCCTTGGAACACGTACCTTCCTTGACAAGCTGAATTCTAATGATGGTACTTTGGGTAAGTTGATGTCGGATGATTCGTTGTATAATACAATGACCCAAACAATGGCCGACTTAGATAGTCTATTTATAGACTTAAGATACAACCCTAAACGCTACATGCACTTCTCTGTCTTTGGCAGAAAGAATAGACCTCCTGCTGACGGAAGAAGTACCGCTGACAAAAAGAAAAAGAACCGATAG
- a CDS encoding AAA domain-containing protein: MTEAQSTIQHLKELLRIEKDEDYAQYQRKMLHTSIEERRQKGVTWYPVQLMNQYISTGDRYTLELDRTTHLEQNHAFQVGAIASVFSGHGEDADAVSGVISYVRNDKVRIVLNSSDIPDWIRDGKLGVNLLFDEGGYREMQKALKEVHSAETGRLADLREILYGDKPASFKKGFDFQSVNLNEGQNKALTQIFNAKDVAIIHGPPGTGKTTTLVNAIKEVVKTEKQVLVCAQSNAAVDLLVEKLDGLGIEVLRIGHPARLTPEVIENSLDVKISKHPFFKELKDIRKRADEYRKMGQKYKRNFGYEERMQRKLVMQEARMLKGDADRIESQIMEDLVDRAQVVACTLVGSTHRLIQDCTFKSVFIDEASQALEPACWIAIRKAHRVIMAGDHLQLPPTIKSLQAAKDGLAHTLFEKAIAHIEGSVMLETQYRMHPDIMKFSGDHFYDGKLKTAEEVLQREKGSEIEHFQFIDTAGCGFHEKVNKETLSTYNEEEADLLLKHLANNLSLEKSVGIIAPYKAQIELLKDLLIKNPAFDAVREQISVNTVDAFQGQERDVIYIGLTRSNEQNEIGFLKEYRRMNVAMTRAKTQLVIIGDSATLGRDSFYNSVIDYANKVGGYKSAFEFLYSSE; the protein is encoded by the coding sequence ATGACCGAAGCCCAATCTACCATCCAGCATCTCAAGGAACTGCTCCGAATTGAGAAAGACGAAGACTATGCGCAATACCAGCGTAAGATGCTTCATACTTCAATTGAGGAAAGAAGGCAGAAGGGTGTGACATGGTATCCGGTTCAATTGATGAATCAATACATCAGCACAGGCGATCGATATACGCTTGAGTTGGATCGGACCACGCATTTAGAACAGAATCATGCTTTTCAGGTCGGTGCTATTGCCAGTGTCTTCTCAGGTCATGGTGAAGATGCTGATGCTGTTTCTGGTGTCATCAGTTATGTCAGGAATGACAAAGTTCGTATCGTGCTCAATTCTAGTGATATCCCTGATTGGATTAGAGATGGAAAACTGGGTGTGAACCTGCTCTTCGATGAGGGTGGCTATCGCGAAATGCAAAAGGCATTGAAGGAAGTGCATAGTGCTGAAACTGGACGGTTGGCTGATCTAAGAGAGATACTCTATGGCGATAAGCCAGCATCCTTTAAGAAGGGCTTCGATTTTCAGTCGGTAAATCTTAATGAGGGTCAGAATAAGGCACTGACGCAAATCTTCAATGCCAAGGATGTGGCAATAATTCATGGCCCTCCGGGTACTGGGAAAACCACCACCTTGGTCAATGCCATCAAAGAAGTGGTAAAGACGGAAAAGCAGGTTTTGGTCTGTGCTCAAAGTAATGCTGCGGTAGACCTCTTAGTAGAGAAACTCGATGGTCTTGGTATTGAAGTCTTGAGAATTGGTCACCCGGCTCGACTGACACCTGAGGTAATTGAAAATAGCCTGGATGTAAAGATATCCAAACACCCATTTTTTAAAGAATTGAAAGACATTCGGAAGCGTGCCGATGAGTACCGAAAGATGGGGCAGAAATACAAAAGAAACTTTGGGTACGAAGAACGAATGCAGCGTAAGCTGGTCATGCAAGAAGCCCGAATGCTAAAAGGCGATGCCGATCGTATCGAATCCCAAATTATGGAAGATCTGGTTGATCGAGCCCAAGTGGTGGCTTGTACCCTCGTTGGATCGACACACCGACTGATTCAAGACTGTACCTTTAAATCTGTATTTATCGATGAGGCCTCTCAGGCATTAGAGCCTGCTTGCTGGATCGCAATACGCAAAGCACACCGCGTGATTATGGCTGGGGATCATCTACAATTGCCTCCAACAATTAAGTCGCTTCAGGCAGCTAAGGATGGCCTTGCTCATACCCTATTTGAAAAGGCCATAGCCCATATTGAAGGGTCCGTAATGCTCGAAACGCAGTATCGAATGCACCCTGATATCATGAAATTCTCTGGAGATCATTTCTATGATGGAAAGCTAAAGACTGCTGAAGAAGTACTTCAAAGAGAGAAAGGTAGCGAAATAGAGCACTTTCAGTTTATTGACACCGCTGGTTGTGGTTTTCACGAAAAGGTCAATAAGGAAACTTTGAGTACTTACAATGAGGAGGAGGCAGATCTTTTGCTTAAACACTTGGCCAATAATCTTTCCTTGGAGAAATCAGTAGGTATTATTGCCCCATATAAAGCACAAATCGAGTTGCTGAAAGACCTGCTCATAAAGAATCCAGCCTTTGATGCCGTTAGAGAACAAATCTCTGTGAACACAGTGGATGCGTTTCAGGGGCAGGAGAGGGATGTAATCTATATCGGCCTGACGAGGAGCAATGAACAGAATGAGATAGGTTTCTTAAAAGAGTATCGCAGAATGAATGTAGCCATGACCCGAGCCAAAACACAGCTGGTCATTATTGGAGATTCTGCAACGCTTGGACGCGATTCCTTTTACAATTCGGTGATCGACTACGCGAATAAAGTAGGTGGATATAAAAGCGCTTTTGAGTTTTTGTATTCTTCCGAATAG
- a CDS encoding transglutaminase-like domain-containing protein, producing the protein MSEEEHLNNKELKAMVSLLDDDDFEIVQHIEDKIKSMGTYIIPYLEFEWENSFNPVVQKRIEDLVHNLQFELLKEKLYAWKIDGGKDLLEGVWLINTYQYPDLEYEQLSKELEQLYYEAWLEFKADIHPVDQIKILNSVLFGKLHFGANTKNFHSPGNSMLSVVLQTKKGNPISLCIIYMLVAQKLKMPVFGVNLPNLFVMTYKQDDVQFYINAFNRGLVFSKKEVDEYIANLKLSPNDRFYEPCSHIDIVARMLRNLINSHEKLGHTERVEEIKLLLNIIEKESE; encoded by the coding sequence ATGTCAGAAGAAGAACATCTGAATAATAAAGAGCTCAAGGCAATGGTCTCATTGCTGGATGATGACGACTTTGAAATTGTCCAGCATATTGAAGATAAGATCAAGTCAATGGGTACGTATATCATTCCTTATCTGGAGTTTGAATGGGAGAATAGCTTTAACCCTGTCGTTCAAAAGAGGATAGAAGATTTGGTACATAATCTTCAATTTGAGTTACTCAAAGAGAAGCTGTATGCCTGGAAGATAGATGGAGGAAAGGACTTGTTGGAAGGGGTTTGGCTGATCAACACTTATCAGTATCCGGACCTCGAGTATGAGCAATTGAGCAAAGAGTTAGAGCAGCTTTATTATGAGGCCTGGCTTGAATTTAAGGCAGATATCCATCCGGTGGATCAAATCAAAATTCTCAATTCAGTCTTATTCGGGAAGCTTCACTTTGGAGCTAATACCAAAAACTTCCACTCCCCAGGAAATTCGATGCTCAGCGTGGTCTTACAGACCAAGAAAGGTAACCCCATTTCATTATGCATCATCTACATGTTGGTAGCACAGAAATTGAAAATGCCCGTTTTTGGTGTAAACCTTCCCAACCTTTTCGTGATGACCTATAAGCAAGACGATGTCCAGTTTTACATCAATGCCTTTAATCGCGGCCTTGTTTTTTCCAAGAAAGAAGTAGACGAGTACATCGCTAACCTTAAGCTTTCGCCAAACGATCGTTTCTATGAACCCTGCTCACATATCGATATTGTAGCTCGTATGCTAAGAAACCTGATCAACTCTCACGAAAAGTTAGGTCATACTGAAAGGGTGGAGGAGATTAAACTACTCTTGAATATTATTGAAAAGGAGTCCGAGTAG
- a CDS encoding RimK family alpha-L-glutamate ligase: MYLYDFVVLTDDHHVSPGQIDQYIQNVLDEDRLVMEALQAKGYRVSRKSWSDPEFDWSNTKAIIFRTTWDYFDRFEEWKSWLAHTSKLTQMINSYELIEWNMDKHYLGDLEKQGINIPPTRYIEIGEETSLAQLTSETGWKDCILKPCISGAARHTYKLNADNLNDHEAILQELIAKEAMMLQPFQKNIVEKGEVSLMVMGGTFTHAVLKVAKPGDFRVQDDFGGTVQLYDPSQEEIAFAEKVVKACDPQPTYARVDIIRDNNDQLALIELELIEPELWFRLYPKAARILAEKL; this comes from the coding sequence ATGTACCTTTATGACTTTGTAGTTCTCACGGACGATCACCACGTTTCACCTGGTCAAATCGATCAGTATATACAAAATGTTCTTGATGAAGATCGTTTAGTTATGGAAGCCCTTCAAGCAAAGGGGTATAGGGTATCACGAAAAAGTTGGTCCGATCCGGAATTCGACTGGTCCAATACCAAAGCGATCATCTTCCGAACCACCTGGGATTACTTCGATCGTTTCGAAGAATGGAAATCATGGTTAGCCCATACCAGCAAACTTACCCAAATGATCAACTCCTACGAGCTGATCGAATGGAATATGGATAAACACTACTTGGGTGATCTCGAAAAACAAGGAATCAATATCCCTCCTACCCGATATATTGAAATTGGGGAAGAAACTAGCTTGGCCCAACTCACCAGCGAAACTGGATGGAAAGATTGTATTCTAAAGCCCTGTATCTCTGGAGCAGCACGACATACCTATAAACTCAATGCCGACAACCTCAATGATCATGAGGCAATCTTACAGGAACTGATCGCGAAAGAGGCCATGATGCTTCAGCCTTTTCAGAAGAATATAGTAGAGAAAGGAGAAGTCTCCTTGATGGTTATGGGTGGAACATTTACCCATGCAGTATTGAAAGTAGCTAAGCCCGGTGACTTCCGTGTACAAGATGATTTTGGGGGTACGGTACAGCTCTATGACCCGTCACAAGAAGAAATTGCTTTTGCCGAAAAGGTGGTGAAGGCCTGTGATCCTCAACCTACCTATGCTCGAGTGGATATAATTAGGGATAATAATGATCAATTGGCTCTTATTGAATTAGAGTTGATTGAGCCAGAGCTTTGGTTTAGGCTATATCCAAAAGCTGCCAGAATTTTAGCCGAAAAGCTATAG
- a CDS encoding N-acetylmuramoyl-L-alanine amidase, which translates to MRKVILIDRFIRIKVKNYSLLVIFLIVSCLQVNAMQAPNGGEKKKYKVVLDAGHGGKDPGTRGKNLKEKDVVLPVTLLVGKYLETLTDNIEVIYTRKNDVYSHPKVRAIMANDAEADLFVSIHANAMNPGYESVSGTEVFVMGTKNEGRNFEVAKRENSVILLEENYEEIYQGFDPNAPEVDIMFSIQQEAYQENSILLASNIDEQFKKRAGRKSRGVKQSSLWVLWSTYMPSVLVELGYLTNPKEEKDLGSAEVQDYLASAIFRAIRDYFEYLESTGN; encoded by the coding sequence TTGCGTAAAGTTATTTTAATCGATCGTTTCATTCGCATCAAAGTGAAAAATTATAGCCTTCTGGTCATCTTTCTGATTGTTTCCTGTTTGCAAGTCAATGCAATGCAGGCTCCAAATGGTGGGGAAAAGAAAAAGTATAAGGTTGTACTTGATGCGGGACATGGTGGTAAAGACCCGGGAACACGTGGGAAAAACCTCAAAGAAAAGGATGTAGTACTACCGGTTACGTTATTGGTCGGTAAATACCTGGAAACACTTACGGATAACATTGAGGTTATTTATACTAGAAAAAATGATGTGTACAGTCACCCCAAAGTTCGTGCCATCATGGCCAATGATGCAGAGGCAGATTTATTCGTTTCTATTCACGCCAATGCGATGAACCCAGGTTATGAGTCAGTTTCAGGTACGGAAGTATTTGTAATGGGAACCAAAAACGAGGGGAGGAACTTTGAGGTAGCCAAGCGCGAAAACTCTGTGATTTTGCTTGAGGAGAATTATGAAGAGATCTATCAAGGCTTTGATCCTAATGCTCCAGAGGTAGACATCATGTTTTCAATTCAACAAGAGGCTTACCAGGAAAATAGCATTCTACTCGCTTCAAATATCGATGAGCAGTTCAAAAAACGAGCTGGAAGAAAAAGCCGAGGTGTAAAGCAGTCTAGTCTTTGGGTACTTTGGAGCACCTATATGCCTAGTGTTTTGGTGGAATTAGGCTATCTTACAAACCCCAAAGAGGAAAAAGACCTGGGAAGTGCCGAGGTGCAAGACTATTTAGCATCTGCCATTTTTAGGGCAATTAGAGATTATTTTGAATATTTAGAGTCAACTGGAAACTAA
- the folB gene encoding dihydroneopterin aldolase, translated as MSKDIVSLEGMEFYAFHGFYEEEREKGNEFIVDVHVTTDFTIASEHDDLDGTVNYERIYAITKEEMAIPTKLLERVAQRILERLFEAFNDIFTIEISVAKKNPPVGGQVKQSRITMIRHK; from the coding sequence ATGAGCAAAGACATAGTTTCACTGGAAGGCATGGAATTCTATGCCTTTCATGGTTTTTATGAGGAAGAAAGAGAGAAAGGAAACGAGTTCATTGTGGATGTTCATGTCACCACAGACTTCACTATCGCCTCTGAACATGATGACCTTGACGGCACCGTCAATTATGAAAGAATCTATGCCATTACTAAAGAGGAAATGGCGATTCCTACCAAACTCCTTGAACGTGTGGCACAAAGAATTTTAGAAAGGCTTTTCGAAGCCTTTAATGACATCTTCACTATTGAGATTTCTGTAGCCAAGAAAAACCCACCAGTTGGCGGTCAGGTAAAGCAATCTCGGATAACCATGATTCGTCACAAATAG
- a CDS encoding acyl-CoA carboxylase subunit beta has protein sequence MDIEFNKNQDELQQLIFQLDTKLKKVKLGGGEKKIAKQHDKGKLTARERINYLIDKPEDFLEIGAFVGEGMYKEYGGCPSGGVVTGIGKVKGRSCVIVANDATVKAGAWFPITAKKNMRAQEVAMENRLPIIYLVDSAGVFLPMQDEIFPDKEHFGRQFRNNAKMTSMGIIQVAAIMGSCVAGGAYLPIMSDEAAIVDKTGSIFLAGSYLVKAAIGEDIDNETLGGATTHCEISGVTDNKFPNDQACLDYIKNIFDKIGAFEKAGFDRVESKAPKLDPEEILGLMPLDRTKPYDVRELIKRFADDSEFDEYKEKYGQTIVCGYARIDGWAVGIVANQRVVVKSKKGEMQMGGVIYSDSADKSARFIMNCNQRKIPLVFLQDVSGFMVGSRAEHGGIIKDGAKMVNAMANSVVPKFTIITGNSFGAGNYAMCGKAYDPRLIYAWPTAQIAVMSGGSAAKTLLQIKVSTLKAQGKEISAEEEKKLLDDITASYNEQMSPYYAASRLWVDGIINPLETREVISKGIEVANQAPITEKFNVGVIQT, from the coding sequence ATGGATATTGAATTCAATAAGAACCAAGACGAATTACAACAACTGATCTTTCAGTTAGACACCAAGCTCAAAAAAGTAAAACTGGGTGGGGGCGAGAAGAAAATTGCGAAGCAGCATGATAAAGGAAAGCTCACTGCGCGTGAGCGAATTAATTACCTAATCGATAAGCCTGAAGACTTTTTGGAGATTGGTGCTTTTGTAGGAGAGGGAATGTATAAAGAGTACGGTGGTTGCCCTTCCGGAGGTGTAGTAACCGGAATTGGAAAAGTAAAAGGTCGATCATGTGTAATCGTAGCAAATGATGCTACTGTTAAGGCAGGTGCTTGGTTTCCAATTACTGCGAAAAAGAACATGAGGGCTCAAGAGGTGGCCATGGAGAATCGTCTACCGATCATTTATCTGGTGGATAGTGCTGGTGTTTTCCTGCCTATGCAGGATGAGATTTTTCCAGATAAGGAGCACTTTGGAAGGCAGTTTCGAAACAATGCGAAGATGACTTCTATGGGCATCATCCAAGTGGCAGCGATCATGGGTAGTTGTGTTGCAGGGGGTGCTTATTTACCTATCATGAGTGATGAAGCGGCCATTGTTGACAAAACAGGTTCTATTTTCTTAGCAGGTTCCTACCTCGTTAAGGCGGCTATCGGAGAAGACATTGATAATGAAACACTGGGAGGCGCAACAACTCATTGCGAAATCTCGGGAGTGACAGATAATAAGTTTCCGAATGACCAAGCTTGTTTGGACTACATAAAAAACATTTTCGACAAGATCGGAGCATTTGAGAAGGCAGGGTTTGACAGAGTTGAGTCCAAAGCGCCTAAGCTTGACCCTGAAGAGATTTTGGGACTCATGCCCTTAGATAGGACTAAACCCTATGATGTAAGAGAGCTTATTAAGCGGTTTGCAGATGACTCCGAGTTTGATGAGTACAAAGAAAAGTATGGTCAGACCATCGTCTGTGGTTATGCACGGATCGATGGTTGGGCAGTAGGCATTGTGGCCAACCAACGAGTTGTAGTTAAGTCCAAAAAAGGAGAAATGCAGATGGGAGGAGTAATCTATTCCGACTCTGCTGACAAGTCCGCACGCTTTATCATGAACTGCAACCAACGCAAAATACCATTGGTCTTCTTGCAAGACGTGAGTGGCTTCATGGTGGGCAGCCGAGCCGAGCACGGTGGCATTATCAAGGATGGAGCGAAAATGGTGAATGCCATGGCCAACTCTGTAGTACCGAAGTTCACTATCATCACAGGTAACTCATTCGGAGCCGGTAATTATGCCATGTGTGGCAAGGCATATGATCCGAGATTGATCTACGCTTGGCCTACCGCACAGATCGCGGTAATGAGTGGAGGTTCGGCAGCTAAGACATTGCTTCAAATCAAAGTGTCTACGCTAAAGGCTCAAGGCAAAGAGATTTCAGCCGAAGAGGAGAAGAAACTGTTGGATGATATTACCGCAAGTTATAATGAACAAATGAGCCCGTATTATGCCGCATCGAGGTTATGGGTTGACGGAATAATTAATCCTTTAGAGACGAGAGAAGTGATTTCGAAAGGTATTGAGGTAGCGAATCAGGCACCAATTACTGAGAAATTCAATGTGGGAGTGATCCAGACATAA